The segment CATACATGCAAAAATTATGGCTTCAATGCCAGACAAGGATGGAAAGCAGAGCCGAATTGAGCTAGTCTCAGTCCCTGATGGATTGAATCCAGGAGCAAACCGAAATGATGCAGTTTTGCTGACAGAAAGTATTTTAACGGTCATGCCTGGCCATGTTAAGGACTTGATTGAGAAGATTAACCGAACAAATGATGATGAGAAGATCACATGTGTCATTGCTGATACAACAGTTGGGTGGGCACTTGAGGTTGCTGAGAAGATGGGAATCAAGAGAGCTGCAGTTTGGCCTGGTGGACCAGGAGACTTGGCTTTGGCACTTCATATTCCAAAGCTTATTGAGGCCAGAATCATAGATACTGATGGTAAgttcatattttcctttaaatttctTGGTTATGATATAATTAACTTACTGTGTTGTGTAGGAGCTCCTATGAAAAATGAGTTGATCCATCTGGCTGAGGATAGCCCTGCTTTTAGCATCACTGGTCTTTCATGGAACTTATCAGATGACCCGAAGATCCGACATGTTGTATTTGGATATGCTTTCAGAGTCAGCCAAACTGTCAAACTTTCAAACTGGCTTCTTTGCAACTCATTTTATGAACTTCACTCATCAGCCTGTAACTTGATTTCTGACATACTACCCATTGGCCCTTTACTTGCAAGTAATCATCCTGCTCATTCTGCTGGAAACTTTTGGGCTGAGGATTCAACTTGCCTAAGGTGGCTTGATAAACAACCTGCTGGCTCAGTCATTTATGTTGCCTTTGGCAGCTTAGCAATCTTAAGCCAGCACCAATTCAATGAACTAGCACTTGGCATTGAACTTGTAGGCCGGCCATTTCTATGGGTGGTCCGATCAGACTTTACTAATGGATCAGCTGTTGAATACCCAGATGGGTTCATGCAGAGAGTTTCTGAGTATGGAAAGATTGTGGAATGGGCAGACCAAGAAAAGGTGTTAGCTCACCTTTCTGTTGCATGTTTCTTATCACATTGTGGATGGAACTCGACCATGGAAGGTGTAAGCATGGGAGTTCCTTTTTTATGCTGGCCCCAGTTTGCAGATCAATTCTGCAACCGGAATTTCATATGCGATATCTGGAAGGTTGGTTTGGGATTAGACCCAGATGGAAATGGAATCATATCAAGGCACGAAATTAAGATCAAGATTGAAAAATTGCTTTCTGATGATGGTATAAAAGCAAATGCACTGAAGCTGAAGGAAATGGCTAGAGAAAGTGTGAGTGAAGATGGATCCTCCTCCAAGAATTTCAAAGCCTTTATTGAAGCAGTGAAACATTGATGATGTTCCTCCATGTAACTAGGTCCATATCTGTTAAAACCATTCTGTGAATGAAATCCACTATGAAAGGTTGACAGGAGAACATAATGATAGAGAAATAAGAAATGATCTATGCTTGGTAGTGATAATCTTGGACTTACAATTTTCCCATAAAAGCTGTTTGGTTGAGCTCTTGAGTTCAATTTCTTGTTGTAGAAGGATAAAAATGGGTTCATGTAATAGATCCCAAGCAACAAATAGACCATCACTTTCATATAATTGGTGTTTTCACTGATTGCATTTCCATAATTTAGATTCAAATTTTGGGATGTGTTTGAAACTGCTATGTATTGGTTCTGACTGCATTTCCATAATTTAGAGGATGTGTTTGTAACAGCTAATGTATTGGTTTTACACATACTGTTAGCGGAAGCAGCATTCTCTAGAGCTTACACAAAAATGGggcaacaaaacaaacaaaatatacTCTTTTAAAGGAAGGGGGAAGTAAAGTCATGATAAGCTCTTAGGCTACCAATTgacctaaaagtttaagctctTAGGTAACGGTGGACAAATAATCTATATCATCTATATTGGGTTGCAAACTTTTTAAGTCTGAATGAATAAGAGTAAAAAGGTGTTAAGGGATgaacttttaacatttttttttgtgtttatctAAAACTTCTTTTAGGAATAAAATGCAGCTCTTGGCTAAAATTTAGCAGATGAAGAATGGAAGTAACAAATTGTTGAGATGAAATGCAGCCAATTAAGTTTAGCTGGTAAGATTTGAAATTCTTAAATATGCTTTCATGTGCAATGGAGAGCCATAGAAGACACTACAAAGACAAATTAACCACATAGGAGACTACACCAGAATAAGTGTAGGCCAGAGCCACAAACCTATAGCTttgagataataaaataaattcataaatcagAGATGAACTTTGTTGGGCTTGCCCATATATGGGTTCCAGCTCAGGAAAgtggtttttaaaaaaccaaGTGTTGGGCTGGTCTGGTGCCTGGTTTTTAAGGTCCATAATGCAGAAGCTAGGGCTATGTTTTGTGAAGCTGTGGAAGCATGTGTGTGGGCAGACGGTTGAGAGTGAAAAGGTGAGGAGAAAAGAGggagaggaaagaagaaaacaagggTTGATCCAAGTGTGAaggtcttcaaattcttcatggtcTTCCCTTTCCTTGCATTTCTGAGGCGAGAGTTTTCCATCTCTAGTGTTGGTGAATTTCCGCTAGTTTTCGTTGTTAAAAAAGCTAGCGAGGATGAAGAAAGTTTTGCCGTGATTTTTTGCCTCAATCAGGAGGGCAATAggtaaaaattcataaatacaGCGCCATGGAGGGCTCGGGCTAATAAACAGAATCAGAAGTACTGAAGCTTGGGATCAGAGCAAACAAACGTGTGGAAGTGTTGGCAACTACCATGGGTAGGCGACCTCATGTGCTGATTATACCATTCCCAGCACAAGGACATGCTGCTCCTCTTATGAAGTTTGCACACCGGATTTCTGATCATGGGATCAAGGTCACCTTCGTTTTCTCAGATTTCATACATGCGAGTGGTGGCTGCATTGTCACATGAGGATAAGGCTCAGAGTCGGATAGGGCTAGCCTCAATTCCAGATGGACTGGATCCAGGGGAGGATAGGAAAGATCGGCTCAAGTTGACAAAGTATATTGAGAGTCATGCCGGGTCATTTGAAGGATCGAGAAGCTTAACAGCTTGAACGATGATGAGAGGATGAGAGGATCACTTGTGTTATTGCTGACACAACAGTTGGGTGGTGGGCACTGGAGGTTGCAGAGAAGATGGGAATCAAGGGGGCCGCATTGTGTCCTTTTGGACCACGAAGCTTGGCTTTGGCACTCCACATTCCAAAGCTAATTGAGGCCAGAATCGTGCATAGTACTGATGGTATTAATTCTTCAACTTGTCTATATCATGTTTCtataattcatttctttttgatATATACCTAATCAGGGAAACAATAAGATGTCAAGTAATTGAAAACAAGTACGAGAATAAACCTAATAGCccttgaaaattaaaaaataaaaaacttgggGAAGTAGAGAAATTTCTTGGTTTTGATGCAAGTAACTCGAATATCTCTGCAGGATCTCCCAGTCTTGAGAAGCAACAGATTGCCCTGAAGCTGCTCAGATGATCCAAAGGGACAAGAGATCTGTTTCAGACTTTCTCAGAGATGCATCCAAGCTATGAATTTTTCCAAGTGGCTTCTTTGCAACTCGGTTTACGAACTTGACTCATCTGCTTGTGACTTGATTCCTAACATATTACCGATAGGCCCGTTACTTGCAAGTAATCATCACGGTGATTATGGTGGAAGCTTTTGGCCTGAGGATTGAACCTGGATAAACTGGCTTTATAAACAACCTGCTGGCTCAGTCATTTATGTTACCTTTGGTAGCACAACAATCTTCAACCAGCACCAATTCAATGGACTAGCACTTGGTCTCGAACTTGTAGGCCGGCCATTTTTATGGGTTGTCCGATCAGACTTCACCGGAGGATCCACTGCTGAATACCCAGATGGCTTCATAGAGAGAGTAGCGGACCATGGAAAGATTGTTTCATGGGCACCCAAGAAAAGGTGTTAGCTCACCCTTCTGTAGCATGTTTCTTATCCCATTGTGGATGGAACTCAACCATGGACGGCGTGGGCATGGGAGTCCCCTTCCTATGCTGGCCCTACTTGGCAGATCAATTCCATAACCAGAGTTACATATGCGACAAATGGAAGGTCGGCTTGGGGTTGAACCCAGATGAAAATGGATTGATATCAAGGCATGAGATTAAGATGAAGATTGAAAAGTTGGTCTCTGATGATGGTATAAAAGCAAATGCAGAGAAGTTGAAGGAAATGGCTAGAAAGAGTGTATGCGAAGGCGGATCTTCTTACAAGAATTTCAAAACCTTTATTGAAGCAATGAAACACTGAAGATGCTTCCCAATGTTGCCACATTCAAATGTGTGAAACCATTCTCTCAATAAAAGCGAATGCATTCATGTTGTGTATGCATGTGCAGGGGTTGGTATGTGATCTTAGTGAACAAAATCATGGCAATTGCTGCATAAAATTTGTGTGGTAGAGTTAATTAATGACAGATATTGATAGAATGCATTAGTAGTGGAGCAAAgaattatgtataatttttgagttttctCTGATTCCCCATCAAGAACTATACTGTTGTCTACATGGCAACATATAAAAAAAGTGCAGGAACAGAGCAATTGGAAAGGATTGAAAGAGGCATTATTTAGAGCTTACACAAAAATTGggcaacaaaagaaacaaaacaaacaaaacatgtTGATAGAGGCCTCAAGACCCGAGTGACCATGTTTTgtaatgtttgtttttaaagaaactgttttaagttttaaaaaagaaaatagatttttttttagtattttacaAAAATGCAGATATTTGGcagattgttttttaaaaataattttttattttgatatttgtaaaatattataaatttaatttgcataatattaattatattaattgaatttaattgatgtgtaagtaaaaatgaaaataattttataattacaaataaatagtttttagtaaaaatataaatagtaatattatccTAGAatcacaaattatatatatatataaattcaaaaacaaataaagtttaacttgTTTAACTTGTTTAACATGTGAATGAGCAAAGTTTTGATTACATGCACATGTTTAGTACTCGATTATGAACGAAGTATTGTATGgtgctttgatttaatatgcaATTAATTAGATCGATCGTTTGaattcataattattttgaaaattagaaaattcattaaataatttacattattaattatatctcaATTTAGAATGTAATTAActagcaaaaaaaaataaaaaaaatataattgtgtttataagagaaaaagtaaagtcataactcataatatatcaattttgatctattattttttgtagtgaTTATATAGATTTTtgtagttttaaattatttttaaaaattattaaactcattaataaatttaatacaaattgttgcttgatttgaaattcatttaccaaatgataaaagttttaaaaatataattatgtgcaaaaaaagaaataatagaatcTTTGTGgaacaatttttatccataattttttgtattaatcggttactatttgagtttcaaattaattttttttttaaaattatcatactTGTTGATGAACATAACTCGTAAAGTTTTGCTTCATTTagtaaatgtatatatatatatatatatatatatatatatatgttctacATAGAAAAACAACAAGAGCAATTTTAGaccaatttttatctataattttttttgtattaatttgatcattatttgagtttcaaattattttaaaaagttactagactcattaataaatctaaATTGGAATCATTAATAActcattaaaaaattactacGCATTAAGTCTTTCTTAATTTGGAGTTTACTTGCTTAgtgaaaaattttacaaaaatatcattatatgcaaaaaagaaattggtcaattcattcaaaataaatttttatctattacTTTTTAGTGTTATTACATTTCATGACTTTCTAATACCaactaaattgatttttgagttttaaattacttttaaaaattaataatttttatgtatcaagtatagtttgatttgaaatttatatatatataggagtATCAACAATATATCCACAAAAACTATGATATGGAAAACTAGTGACGACACTGTTATAGAATCCATTCATCCTCTAGAAGCTAAGATAGACAAGAATGTTAATGGTACAAAAATAAGAGCTTCACTTTTTAAGACTAAAACAAGAGATAAAGGAACTGCTAGTGCAGTAGACAATAAGAAATGATGCAACAAAACAACTATACTAATATGTTTCTCAAAACTCTAGGGGATCAACTCAACATGGTTGAGGAGCTCATTGAAACACAAGAGCACATTAAAACATCTTTTGTCAATAAAAATACTAAGCCTTTATTTAAGCCATTTGAGTTCtctaaaatatttcaagaaaattcTTTTGTTAACCAAGATTTAATAGAAAAGATAAGTCAAAAAGTAAAAGATAACTTAATTATCCCAGAGACACCTCAACCGTCGTTTAGGAGAATTAATgctataaatgaataaattagttttaaagtAGAGACTGATGAACTAATCAAGATTTTTAAGGAAACATTCTATATTTTGTCTTGTGATTACTATTTTGGAAATCTTC is part of the Vitis riparia cultivar Riparia Gloire de Montpellier isolate 1030 chromosome 17, EGFV_Vit.rip_1.0, whole genome shotgun sequence genome and harbors:
- the LOC117904956 gene encoding UDP-glycosyltransferase 83A1-like, whose product is MGRRPHVLVVPFPAQGHVAPLMKLAHKVSDHGIKVTFVNTEFIHAKIMASMPDKDGKQSRIELVSVPDGLNPGANRNDAVLLTESILTVMPGHVKDLIEKINRTNDDEKITCVIADTTVGWALEVAEKMGIKRAAVWPGGPGDLALALHIPKLIEARIIDTDGAPMKNELIHLAEDSPAFSITGLSWNLSDDPKIRHVVFGYAFRVSQTVKLSNWLLCNSFYELHSSACNLISDILPIGPLLASNHPAHSAGNFWAEDSTCLRWLDKQPAGSVIYVAFGSLAILSQHQFNELALGIELVGRPFLWVVRSDFTNGSAVEYPDGFMQRVSEYGKIVEWADQEKVLAHLSVACFLSHCGWNSTMEGVSMGVPFLCWPQFADQFCNRNFICDIWKVGLGLDPDGNGIISRHEIKIKIEKLLSDDGIKANALKLKEMARESVSEDGSSSKNFKAFIEAVKH